Part of the Candidatus Thiothrix putei genome, CCCGCCCAACTCGAAGGTATCAAGGTCTTGCAAGAGGTGTGGAATGGCTTGCTCAAACCGCGTGAAACGGCTCGCGTGGCACGTTCGCGGGGTTTGTTGGCGGTATTTTCCAAGCGGCATAATGTGGTGATCGAGCCAGTGCGCGGCGCTTACCTGTGGGGTGGCGTCGGGCGTGGCAAGACCTGGTTGATGGATATGTTTTATTCACGTCTGCCGCTGACGGAAAAGCGGCGGATGCATTACCACCATTTCATGTTCTTCATTCATGAGGAACTGAAACGGCTGGCGCACCATCGTAGCCCATTGGAGGCATTGGCGGCGCAATTGGCACAAGAAGTGCGCCTGTTGTGCATCGACGAATTCCACGTCATGGACATTGTGGATGCGATGTTGCTGCACGGTTTGCTGGAGGCGATGTGCAAACACGGCATTACCTTGGTAACGACGTCTAATCGTCCGCCGGATGATTTGTATTTGAACGGTTTGCAGCGCGAACGGTTCTTGCCTGCGATTGCGTTACTGAAAAAGCACACGCATGTGGTGGAGTTGGATAATCAGATTGACTACCGCATGTTGAAACACGTCAGCCAAGATAGCTTTTTGGAAGACGACGATGCGGTGTTGGTGGAACACGAGCTGGAAAAGTGTTTCGCGGAACTCGCGACCGGTGCGATTGAGGTCGGGCAGGATATTGAGGTGCAAGGGCGTTGTTTGCCGACACATCGCCTGTCTGAAAATATTGTGTGGTTTGATTTCAAAACCTTATGTGAAACGGCGCGTTCTACCCGCGATTACATCGAGTTGGCGGAACGCTTTGATTACATCGTATTATCGGGTTTGCATGTGTTGACCGAGGAACACGAATCGGCGGCACGGCGTTTTCTTAACCTGATTGACGAGTTATATGACCGGCAGGTGCAGTTCATTTTTTCCACGACGATTGCGCTGGATAATCTGTATCAGGGTGAAAAGTTGCGCTTTGAGTTTCAGCGGGCGTTGAGCCGCTTGAATGAGATGAAGGGCGATGATTATCAGCAGGTTAAGTTTAGCGGTTGAGTTAGACTGGTGTGTAAGGTGTAAGTACTCATGCAAAAGTTTTTCAGAAAAACAACCACTTACAAATCAATCGGTTACGATTGCAAAGTTCCGAGTAACTTATGCCTAAGTACTTAGTTAATTAGGTCTAGAAGATACTTCCCATTATCAATACTAAAATTATTCTTGATTGATCAAAGATCAATATTTCTAATATGGTAGCATCTGCAAGCCATTTGCTTGTTAAATGCGCAATATTTTTCAGATGAACGGCATAATTTTTCATGTGATTCATGCGAGCGTTAGCTAGGCAATCCGTGTGGAATGTGACAAACTGTACTCACAAGGTAAGTACAGGAGTTTATGGTTATGTTGGCACTATCAGAACGCATCAATCTACGCACTAATGCGGAAACCAAAAGCTTGTTGACGCGAGCCGCCTCTTTTCGTGGTTTGTCGTTGAGCAATTTTCTGTTGGAAGCTGCTCAAAAAATGGCGCAAGAAGTCTTGAAAGGGCAGGAGCAAATCCTGTTATCTGAACGGGATTGGGAGCGGTTTGCGCTGATTCTCGATGATGATTCTCCGCCAAATGCCAAATTACAAAAAGCCATGAGCAAGTTTAAGGCTACCCAAGCATGAGCCGCTGGGTAATTGAACCGTTCCATAAGCATTCGGGGCGTGATGGGTTTGCCTGCGGCGAACCAGCGTTAGATGCTTATTTGGCAATATATGCAGGACAGCATGAGCAAGCGGGCGTTGCGCGAACATTTCTAGCCGTTGACCCACAAGATCAAGGCTTGGTGGGTTATTACAGCCTGAGCATGAGCAGTATCCCCCGTGATAATTTGCCGGATGCGTTGCACAAGCGGTTTCCGGCGTTTCCTATTCCGGTGGCACGTTTGGTCAGGTTGGCGATTGATCGCAGCCGTCAAGGGCAAGGTGCAGGTGAATTTCTGTTCATGGATGCCTTGCAACGCTGCCATAAACTGGCCAAAGAAATCGGTATGGTGGCGGTGGTAGTGGATGCGAAACACGACAAAGCTGCGGCGTTTTACCGCCAATACGGGTTTGAAAGTTTGCCAGACCAGCCCTTGTTGTTGTGGTTGACGAGCAAGAAGCTGGGTAAATTGTTTTAAGAAATCGTGCGTTTAAACGGGTAAACGGACGTATGGCATTAACCCCGTCAGCGTGACGAAATCAGCACTTCATGCTTTTGTTCGGGTAGAATCGGGGCATCGACAAAAAAAGGGCGCGTTTGCCCTCCTTAGCCTCCTGAATGCGCGGTTTTAGTTCATTTTCCAGGAACTTTTCTTGTGCTTTCACATCAGCTTTGGCGGGTATCATCCCCACTTTACGGATGTCCATCCCTATTTTCTTCATAAAGACACGTACCCTGTCCTCACTGCGTTTGATGCCTGTCAGCTCCTCAATCTTAGCGGCTGCCGCCTTGCTGGTTGCGGGGGGATATTCACGAAAATAGGCTTCAATCTTGTCTTTATATGCCATCAAATCACTCTGTGGTTTATTGAATCGTATTTCTTTAAGAGCTTCTAAACCGTTAGGTTGTAGGTAGGCGTTTAGGTAGGCAAGCAGCGTGGCTTCTGTAATCCTTTCCAATCGTTTGATTTCCTTATGCGTCAACTGTTGGGATTTCAGGTACAGCACGGACATTTTCTTACGGACTCTGGGATGAGGATGGCGCTCCTTCCAGTAGAACAGCTCCGCTATCTCATCCTCAGTGAAAGTGATTTTTAATGTCATACATTACTCATGGCTGCTTTTGTTACCAGTCATCTAACCATATTTCCCTGATCAAAAAAACTATTTTATGGCACGGACTGGTATAGCAGGTAAGCAAACAGGTTGCGCACAGGTACGCGAAACCCATAACACAACGGTCATATAACCGTCATTTTGCCGTCATTCCCAAGCCTTAGCCTCAAGCCCACGATTAGATTTTGTTAGCGAGAGTTTCATGGCAGGTATTTCCGACGCAATGCGCGATGCTGTGCATCAACATGCCCCCACGTCCTTGATGGGGATGCAGCAACGTTTGTTCAGCTTTTGGTTCAATAGCTTCATCTACAACCAGATTTGGGAAGACCCCACGGTGGATATGCAAACCTTGCAACTGACTTCGGAAAGCCGGGTGCTGACGATTGCTTCGGGCGGTTGTAACGTGTTGAATTACCTGACCGCAAGCCCCGCGCATATCACCGCGATTGACCTGAACCCCTACCATTTGTCCCTGACGCGCCTGAAACTGGCAGCGATGAAACATTTGCCGGATCACGCCACCTTCTACGATTTCTTTGGTTACGCTGACCGCGACACCAATCCGGCGCATTACGAGCAATACATCCGCCCGCATTTGGATGATGCATTGGATGGATTCTGGCAAGGCCGCAGCATTTTGGGGCAAAAGCGCATTCATATGTTCCGTGACGGGCTGTATCGGCAAACGCGCTTCGGCTATTTCATGCGCTTCTTGCACTGGATTGCTCGCCGCACCAATTACCACCCTGAAAAGCTCCTCACTGCCACCAGTTTGTACGAACAGAAAGCGAT contains:
- the zapE gene encoding cell division protein ZapE encodes the protein MKEGNVMPLLKHYQDAIKEGAIQHDPAQLEGIKVLQEVWNGLLKPRETARVARSRGLLAVFSKRHNVVIEPVRGAYLWGGVGRGKTWLMDMFYSRLPLTEKRRMHYHHFMFFIHEELKRLAHHRSPLEALAAQLAQEVRLLCIDEFHVMDIVDAMLLHGLLEAMCKHGITLVTTSNRPPDDLYLNGLQRERFLPAIALLKKHTHVVELDNQIDYRMLKHVSQDSFLEDDDAVLVEHELEKCFAELATGAIEVGQDIEVQGRCLPTHRLSENIVWFDFKTLCETARSTRDYIELAERFDYIVLSGLHVLTEEHESAARRFLNLIDELYDRQVQFIFSTTIALDNLYQGEKLRFEFQRALSRLNEMKGDDYQQVKFSG
- a CDS encoding DUF1778 domain-containing protein, which translates into the protein MLALSERINLRTNAETKSLLTRAASFRGLSLSNFLLEAAQKMAQEVLKGQEQILLSERDWERFALILDDDSPPNAKLQKAMSKFKATQA
- a CDS encoding GNAT family N-acetyltransferase, translated to MSRWVIEPFHKHSGRDGFACGEPALDAYLAIYAGQHEQAGVARTFLAVDPQDQGLVGYYSLSMSSIPRDNLPDALHKRFPAFPIPVARLVRLAIDRSRQGQGAGEFLFMDALQRCHKLAKEIGMVAVVVDAKHDKAAAFYRQYGFESLPDQPLLLWLTSKKLGKLF